Proteins from one Amycolatopsis benzoatilytica AK 16/65 genomic window:
- a CDS encoding nuclease-related domain-containing protein: protein MGSTYVPSSWPVEPERLPWWKHVDPAAACRWRSARIPHVRELFLAASTLWVGFVVVLVAVQRHPSADLVPWLLWPTVAVVLGVARVRIPTWLLAMYLLGAAVFVVVAVYAGQHATSSPGWTALVFALLAVFHAGVPLFARLYAVAGKADRATPVGMRDHRVFGNPGTGLARARGWRRAAVESGLLGEELTGELLENYVTRIPSARIFHSLVWPGSATADVDHAVLCGGRLALVDSKRWEPGDYTFDSNGALLRAGRPFLGSQVRLADAVAAYQRLLPQCDVCGVVLIHPNRLGAVSVSASPWPTMQVLTADGFLTQTCAWLAGQPDVIDTRAVALLWSMTNGPAPAGGHGRKAGR from the coding sequence ATGGGGTCGACGTACGTTCCGTCCTCTTGGCCCGTCGAACCGGAGCGGTTGCCGTGGTGGAAGCACGTGGACCCGGCCGCGGCCTGCCGGTGGCGCAGTGCCCGGATTCCCCACGTGCGGGAGTTGTTCCTGGCCGCGAGCACCCTATGGGTGGGCTTCGTGGTCGTGCTGGTGGCCGTGCAGCGCCATCCGTCCGCCGACTTGGTGCCGTGGCTGCTGTGGCCGACCGTCGCCGTCGTGCTGGGTGTGGCGCGGGTACGGATCCCGACCTGGCTGCTGGCGATGTACCTGCTGGGCGCGGCGGTCTTCGTCGTGGTGGCCGTCTACGCGGGCCAGCACGCGACCAGCTCGCCAGGGTGGACGGCACTGGTCTTCGCGCTGCTGGCCGTCTTCCACGCGGGCGTGCCGCTGTTCGCGCGCCTCTACGCGGTCGCGGGCAAGGCCGACCGGGCGACACCAGTGGGCATGCGTGATCATCGCGTGTTCGGCAACCCCGGCACCGGGCTGGCCAGGGCGCGGGGCTGGCGGCGGGCGGCGGTCGAGTCCGGGTTGCTCGGCGAGGAGCTGACCGGCGAGCTACTGGAGAACTACGTGACCCGGATCCCCAGTGCCAGGATTTTCCACAGCCTGGTGTGGCCGGGCTCGGCCACGGCCGATGTGGATCACGCGGTGCTGTGCGGCGGGCGGCTGGCGCTCGTCGACAGCAAACGCTGGGAGCCTGGCGACTACACCTTCGACTCGAACGGCGCTCTGCTGCGGGCGGGGCGGCCGTTCCTCGGCTCGCAGGTCCGGCTTGCTGATGCGGTCGCGGCCTACCAGAGGCTGCTGCCGCAGTGCGACGTGTGCGGGGTGGTGCTCATCCACCCGAACCGCCTGGGAGCGGTCAGCGTCTCGGCCAGCCCCTGGCCAACGATGCAGGTCCTCACCGCGGATGGGTTTCTCACCCAGACGTGCGCGTGGCTGGCCGGCCAGCCCGACGTGATCGACACCCGTGCTGTCGCCCTGCTGTGGAGTATGACCAACGGCCCCGCTCCCGCTGGCGGCCATGGACGAAAGGCGGGCCGGTGA